A segment of the Alistipes communis genome:
AATTCGGCGGCGAACCATCCGCTGTTCCGTTCGACGGCGCTCATCGACAACATGGAGGTGGGACACGGCAGCGGCGAGTCGAAAAAGGAGGCGGAGCAGCAGGCGGCCTACTCCGTTTCGCAGAGCTTCTCCGACGAAACCTGCGCCGCACTGCTCGACAAAGTCGACCGGCTCCGGCTGGGCGGGGAAAGCCGCTGATGCGGACCAGTCCCCAACTCACCTCTCCCATGAAACAACTTCTCGACAAACTCACTTCACGGGGTTCCGCGTCGCTCGACGACACGGAACTGTTGACGCTGTTGTTGGGCGAAGGCGGCGAGCAAGCGGCGGCTCGCCGACTGGCCGAACGGTTGTTGGAATACTACGACGGAGCTCTGGCCCGGCTCGGCCGCGATCCGCTGCCGCGGCTTCGCATGGTCGAAGGCATGGGTCAGCGCCGCGCGGCACGCATTGCGGCCGCCGCGGAACTGGGTCGGCGCATCCTGCAAGCGCAAGCGGCCGAAACGACGACGCTCGTCACGAGCGACGACGTGATCCGCCTCTTCCGCCCCGAGCTGGAACAGCTCGACC
Coding sequences within it:
- the radC gene encoding RadC family protein gives rise to the protein MKQLLDKLTSRGSASLDDTELLTLLLGEGGEQAAARRLAERLLEYYDGALARLGRDPLPRLRMVEGMGQRRAARIAAAAELGRRILQAQAAETTTLVTSDDVIRLFRPELEQLDHEECWAVYLSSSNRIIERQRISQGGVQGTVVDHRLIVKRALELLATQLILVHNHPSGSAEASEPDRMLTARIAQAAALFDIRLLDHIIVARAGSFSFRSAGLL